One segment of Paramormyrops kingsleyae isolate MSU_618 chromosome 8, PKINGS_0.4, whole genome shotgun sequence DNA contains the following:
- the tmem51b gene encoding transmembrane protein 51b, with product MVRSGPEEGTSCRGRIHSPHRSIGGHSSGSQYALCTLGVGLVALGVVMIVWTVVPIEPVYNVSNNKPLDSNQDSRGKTSSVAFVLLAVGLAMLFLAVCLALRNKRRQRLRDPHETNSRFPRPTEGAADAMEEAPSYDVPSYEEAVGSGQYPVRQSNLRMSSSQLPSYEDLVEAVQNEAMLQEAPGPAPVPGPAPVPGPAPVPAAARRSGRSSRLLRPLLARRVKSEKLSREMHLDIQSLPPGGQGTIEPLTPPPQYEEKMPEL from the exons ATGGTCCGGTCGGGCCCTGAGGAGGGAacgtcctgcagggggcgtaTCCACTCTCCACACCGCTCCATTGGTGGTCACAGCTCTGGCTCCCAGTATGCACTCTGCACTCTGGGAGTGGGCCTCGTCGCCCTGGGTGTGGTCATGATCGTGTGGACTGTGGTGCCCATAGAGCCTGTCTACAATGTATCAAACAACAAGCCTTTGGACAGCAACCAGGACTCACGAGGGAAGACCTCATCGGTAGCCTTCGTGTTGTTGGCCGTGGGTCTAGCCATGCTGTTTCTCGCCGTCTGTCTAGCTCTGAGGAACAAGCGGCGCCAGAGGCTCCGGGATCCTCATGAGACAAACTCCCGCTTCCCGAGGCCAACTGAGGGAGCAGCAGATGC GATGGAGGAGGCCCCGAGCTACGATGTGCCCAGTTACGAGGAGGCTGTGGGCAGTGGGCAGTACCCAGTACGGCAGAGCAACCTTCGAATGAGCTCCTCCCAGCTGCCGTCCTATGAGGACCTAGTGGAGGCCGTCCAGAATGAGGCCATGCTCCAGGAGGctcctggccccgcccccgtcccaggccccgcccccgtcccaggccccgcccccgtCCCTGCCGCAGCTCGCCGCAGTGGTCGTTCCAGCCGGCTCctgcgccccctactggctcGGCGGGTCAAGTCTGAGAAACTAAGCCGAGAAATGCACCTCGACATCCAGAGCTTACCgccgggggggcaggggacCATCGAGCCTCTGACCCCCCCTCCACAGTATGAGGAGAAGATGCCCGAGCTTTGA
- the efhd2 gene encoding EF-hand domain-containing protein D2 isoform X1: protein MASDELASKLSRRLNIEDGVEHPVAVDCDHEDGGDAKPTTANADSELGAKLLRRGELNEGIGEHQQPSSKVFNPYTEFKEFSRKQIKDMEKMFKQYDAGKDGFIDLMELKLMMEKLGAPQTHLGLKNMIKEVDEDLDNKLNFKEFLLIFRKAAAGELPEDSGLHALARLSEIDVSTEGVKGAKTFFEAKVKAINESSKFEAEIRQEQEEKKKQAEDKKQRQAAFKELKSAFK from the exons ATGGCTTCCGACGAACTGGCATCCAAACTTTCCCGGCGCCTGAACATCGAGGACGGCGTGGAGCACCCGGTGGCCGTGGACTGTGACCATGAGGACGGAGGCGATGCGAAGCCCACCACGGCGAACGCCGACTCAGAACTGGGGGCCAAACTGCTCCGGCGCGGGGAGCTGAACGAAGGGATCGGGGAGCACCAGCAACCCAGCAGCAAGGTGTTCAACCCTTACACCGAGTTCAAGGAGTTCTCCAGGAAACAGATCAAAGACATGGAGAAAATGTTCAAGCA GTATGATGCGGGGAAGGATGGCTTCATTGACCTCATGGAGCTGAAGCTGATGATGGAGAAGCTGGGGGCACCACAGACCCACCTGGGCCTCAAGAACATGATCAAGGAAGTAGATGAGGACCTGGATAACAAGCTCAACTTCAAGGAG TTCCTGTTAATCTTCCGGAAAGCCGCAGCAGGAGAGCTTCCGGAGGACAGCGGGCTGCACGCCTTGGCCCGGCTGTCGGAGATCGACGTGTCCACGGAGGGAGTGAAGGGAGCCAAGACCTTCTTCGAGGCCAAA GTTAAGGCCATCAACGAGTCCAGCAAGTTTGAGGCCGAGATCCGGCAAGAAcaggaggagaagaagaagcAGGCAGAGGACAAGAAGCAGAGGCAGGCTGCTTTCAAGGAGCTCAAGTCGGCCTTCAAATGA
- the efhd2 gene encoding EF-hand domain-containing protein D2 isoform X2: MSWALGELIGAPCFHVNLCVSRSMLGMGVQLKHIVIGRYDAGKDGFIDLMELKLMMEKLGAPQTHLGLKNMIKEVDEDLDNKLNFKEFLLIFRKAAAGELPEDSGLHALARLSEIDVSTEGVKGAKTFFEAKVKAINESSKFEAEIRQEQEEKKKQAEDKKQRQAAFKELKSAFK; this comes from the exons ATGAGCTGGGCATTAGGTGAACTCATAGGGGCACCTTGTTTCCATG TGAACCTTTGCGTGTCCAGGTCTATGCTGGGTATGGGGGTCCAATTGAAGCACATTGTCATTGGTCG GTATGATGCGGGGAAGGATGGCTTCATTGACCTCATGGAGCTGAAGCTGATGATGGAGAAGCTGGGGGCACCACAGACCCACCTGGGCCTCAAGAACATGATCAAGGAAGTAGATGAGGACCTGGATAACAAGCTCAACTTCAAGGAG TTCCTGTTAATCTTCCGGAAAGCCGCAGCAGGAGAGCTTCCGGAGGACAGCGGGCTGCACGCCTTGGCCCGGCTGTCGGAGATCGACGTGTCCACGGAGGGAGTGAAGGGAGCCAAGACCTTCTTCGAGGCCAAA GTTAAGGCCATCAACGAGTCCAGCAAGTTTGAGGCCGAGATCCGGCAAGAAcaggaggagaagaagaagcAGGCAGAGGACAAGAAGCAGAGGCAGGCTGCTTTCAAGGAGCTCAAGTCGGCCTTCAAATGA
- the efhd2 gene encoding EF-hand domain-containing protein D2 isoform X3 encodes MLGMGVQLKHIVIGRYDAGKDGFIDLMELKLMMEKLGAPQTHLGLKNMIKEVDEDLDNKLNFKEFLLIFRKAAAGELPEDSGLHALARLSEIDVSTEGVKGAKTFFEAKVKAINESSKFEAEIRQEQEEKKKQAEDKKQRQAAFKELKSAFK; translated from the exons ATGCTGGGTATGGGGGTCCAATTGAAGCACATTGTCATTGGTCG GTATGATGCGGGGAAGGATGGCTTCATTGACCTCATGGAGCTGAAGCTGATGATGGAGAAGCTGGGGGCACCACAGACCCACCTGGGCCTCAAGAACATGATCAAGGAAGTAGATGAGGACCTGGATAACAAGCTCAACTTCAAGGAG TTCCTGTTAATCTTCCGGAAAGCCGCAGCAGGAGAGCTTCCGGAGGACAGCGGGCTGCACGCCTTGGCCCGGCTGTCGGAGATCGACGTGTCCACGGAGGGAGTGAAGGGAGCCAAGACCTTCTTCGAGGCCAAA GTTAAGGCCATCAACGAGTCCAGCAAGTTTGAGGCCGAGATCCGGCAAGAAcaggaggagaagaagaagcAGGCAGAGGACAAGAAGCAGAGGCAGGCTGCTTTCAAGGAGCTCAAGTCGGCCTTCAAATGA
- the efhd2 gene encoding EF-hand domain-containing protein D2 isoform X4, which translates to MELKLMMEKLGAPQTHLGLKNMIKEVDEDLDNKLNFKEFLLIFRKAAAGELPEDSGLHALARLSEIDVSTEGVKGAKTFFEAKVKAINESSKFEAEIRQEQEEKKKQAEDKKQRQAAFKELKSAFK; encoded by the exons ATGGAGCTGAAGCTGATGATGGAGAAGCTGGGGGCACCACAGACCCACCTGGGCCTCAAGAACATGATCAAGGAAGTAGATGAGGACCTGGATAACAAGCTCAACTTCAAGGAG TTCCTGTTAATCTTCCGGAAAGCCGCAGCAGGAGAGCTTCCGGAGGACAGCGGGCTGCACGCCTTGGCCCGGCTGTCGGAGATCGACGTGTCCACGGAGGGAGTGAAGGGAGCCAAGACCTTCTTCGAGGCCAAA GTTAAGGCCATCAACGAGTCCAGCAAGTTTGAGGCCGAGATCCGGCAAGAAcaggaggagaagaagaagcAGGCAGAGGACAAGAAGCAGAGGCAGGCTGCTTTCAAGGAGCTCAAGTCGGCCTTCAAATGA